In the genome of Pseudobdellovibrionaceae bacterium, one region contains:
- the ahpC gene encoding peroxiredoxin — translation MHTLINTQAPDFKLEAYHNNNFKTVSGKDLKGKWSIFFFYPADFTFVCPTELGDMADKYAEFQQMGVEVYSISTDTHFTHKAWHDASATIKKIKYPMLADPTGFLTRSFGVHIEEAGLAYRGTFLINPEGEIKLAEIQDNSIGRNADELLRKVQAAQFTAKHPAEVCPAKWTPGADTLKPGLDLVGKI, via the coding sequence ATGCATACATTAATTAACACACAGGCGCCAGATTTTAAACTTGAAGCCTACCACAATAATAATTTTAAAACCGTTAGCGGAAAAGACCTTAAAGGAAAGTGGAGTATTTTCTTTTTTTACCCAGCCGATTTTACTTTTGTATGCCCTACCGAGCTAGGCGACATGGCTGACAAGTACGCAGAGTTTCAACAAATGGGCGTAGAAGTGTATAGCATTAGCACAGACACTCACTTTACTCACAAAGCTTGGCATGATGCTTCTGCAACTATTAAAAAAATTAAGTACCCAATGCTTGCCGATCCAACAGGGTTTTTAACTCGATCTTTTGGTGTGCATATCGAAGAAGCAGGTCTTGCCTATAGAGGAACTTTTTTAATTAATCCTGAAGGCGAAATTAAATTAGCAGAAATTCAAGATAACAGCATTGGCAGAAATGCTGACGAGTTATTACGAAAAGTACAAGCGGCGCAATTTACAGCCAAGCACCCCGCCGAGGTTTGCCCTGCAAAGTGGACTCCTGGCGCGGATACTTTAAAACCAGGACTAGATTTAGTAGGAAAAATTTAA
- a CDS encoding LysR family transcriptional regulator, with product MATITQLEYLKAVERLGHFGRAAEECHVSQPTLSIQIQKLEEELQLIIFDRSKKPIIATEVGKEVLQQVSLILKEHKKLYHLANLGSAEPRGDFHLAVIPTLSSHLLPLFVVEFAKKYPKVNLKINEYKTQDIITMLLDDQIDAGLLVTPLGDKRLLERHLFFEPFYAYIAKKHHLNKKKSISESDLEAEGLWLLEEGHCFREQVLKVCSKKNKNTALNNVEFSGGSLETLKNLVKNNSGYTLLPELAAVSLPLQEYKAYVREFKKPAPTREVSLVYSRSFLKASIINSLEKVILDNLPKKIKSLKKRDIEVIGIG from the coding sequence ATGGCAACAATTACACAATTAGAGTATTTAAAAGCCGTGGAGCGGTTAGGGCATTTTGGGCGAGCTGCTGAAGAATGTCATGTGTCCCAGCCCACCCTGTCCATTCAAATTCAAAAATTAGAAGAAGAGTTACAGCTTATTATTTTTGATAGATCTAAGAAGCCGATTATTGCCACCGAGGTGGGTAAGGAAGTTTTACAACAAGTAAGCCTAATATTAAAAGAACATAAAAAGCTATATCACTTAGCCAATTTAGGATCTGCGGAACCCAGGGGAGATTTTCACTTAGCAGTGATCCCCACATTGTCTTCGCATCTTTTGCCTCTTTTTGTGGTGGAGTTTGCTAAAAAATACCCAAAAGTGAATTTAAAAATTAATGAATACAAAACACAAGACATTATTACCATGCTACTAGATGATCAAATTGACGCAGGTTTATTGGTAACCCCTTTGGGGGACAAACGCTTGCTAGAAAGGCACCTTTTTTTTGAACCTTTTTATGCTTATATTGCTAAAAAACACCACTTAAATAAAAAAAAATCCATTTCTGAATCAGACTTAGAGGCAGAAGGTTTATGGTTACTAGAGGAGGGGCATTGTTTTAGAGAGCAAGTTTTAAAAGTGTGTTCTAAAAAAAACAAAAACACTGCTTTAAATAATGTAGAATTTTCTGGAGGAAGTTTAGAAACATTAAAAAACTTAGTTAAAAATAACTCGGGCTATACTTTATTACCAGAATTGGCCGCCGTATCTCTGCCTTTGCAAGAGTACAAAGCTTATGTTCGGGAGTTTAAAAAGCCAGCTCCCACAAGGGAGGTTAGTTTGGTGTATAGTCGTAGTTTTTTAAAGGCGAGTATTATTAATTCTTTAGAAAAAGTGATTTTAGATAACTTGCCTAAAAAAATTAAATCTTTAAAAAAACGGGATATAGAAGTTATTGGCATTGGTTAA
- a CDS encoding MFS transporter, with product MKNHFSALPLKLKQFYQFLSLHSFLVGLFPVLMPSFLWKKGIGLTELSVFIAISGLGFVVALSSWETIHNRYSFKRLMIISFLLQIGLMSMFFFQGQFFFLIGLALLNGMTNCFFWITQRALFFETIEFGNSGRRFGNMQIFLALIINISIAIGVVLLEQVGFVGVYTVFFLVAMGAIIYYLLLKNPPTLTKDLVKAMPLGFKEVLFFSDRWRSEKVFWLDGLFLYLESYFWIISLFLIARESFLTLGFLIVSVAGILAIIFYFIKNLIDKMHSQIVYLASVILYAASWGLRAVVDEKLPLVYLFFLLVSITFFTSLFRLAYNKRFFDIAQQGSKHRYLFIKSYLSQIFIMLSFTAIAITSFLMEGSLLLLKYIYILAILLSAGYFFYRPREKFHLAHKRGYKNL from the coding sequence ATGAAAAATCATTTTTCTGCACTACCTTTAAAGCTTAAACAATTTTATCAGTTTTTAAGTTTGCACTCTTTTTTAGTAGGCCTATTTCCTGTATTAATGCCTAGTTTTTTGTGGAAAAAAGGTATAGGTCTTACCGAGTTATCCGTTTTCATTGCAATCTCTGGCTTAGGTTTTGTGGTGGCTTTGTCTAGCTGGGAGACTATTCATAATCGTTATTCTTTTAAAAGGCTTATGATTATTTCTTTTTTATTACAAATCGGTTTAATGAGCATGTTTTTTTTTCAAGGACAGTTTTTTTTCTTAATAGGTTTGGCGCTATTAAATGGCATGACCAATTGTTTTTTTTGGATTACTCAAAGGGCCTTATTTTTTGAAACTATTGAATTTGGTAACTCGGGAAGGCGCTTTGGTAATATGCAAATATTTTTAGCGCTAATAATAAATATTAGTATTGCAATAGGGGTGGTTTTATTAGAACAAGTTGGTTTTGTTGGAGTATATACAGTATTTTTTTTAGTCGCCATGGGGGCAATTATTTACTACCTTTTATTAAAAAACCCACCAACTTTAACCAAAGATTTAGTCAAGGCTATGCCCTTGGGCTTTAAGGAAGTACTTTTTTTTAGCGATAGGTGGAGGTCAGAAAAAGTTTTTTGGTTAGATGGATTATTTTTATATTTAGAAAGCTACTTTTGGATTATTTCTTTATTTTTAATTGCTCGCGAAAGTTTTTTAACTTTAGGCTTTTTAATTGTTAGTGTCGCCGGCATTTTAGCAATTATTTTTTATTTTATTAAAAATTTAATTGATAAAATGCATTCACAGATTGTGTATTTGGCCAGTGTAATTTTATATGCTGCATCTTGGGGGTTAAGAGCCGTGGTGGATGAAAAGCTTCCCTTAGTTTATTTATTTTTTTTATTAGTTAGCATTACCTTTTTTACAAGCCTTTTTAGGTTAGCTTACAATAAGCGATTTTTTGATATAGCCCAGCAAGGCAGTAAGCATAGGTACTTATTTATAAAAAGCTATTTATCGCAAATTTTTATTATGTTGAGCTTTACAGCCATTGCGATAACTTCTTTTTTAATGGAAGGGTCTTTATTACTATTAAAGTATATTTATATATTGGCTATTTTATTATCTGCGGGATATTTCTTTTATCGCCCTAGAGAGAAATTCCATTTGGCCCATAAACGAGGTTACAAAAATCTTTAA
- a CDS encoding ABC transporter ATP-binding protein yields MSKNKSILTVKNLSKSYGNFKAVDNVSFTIASGEVFALLGPNGAGKTSIISCISGVQNFEQGSIAIDGADIVTSVKDAKFNMGVVPQELINHGFFNVQQILEFYSGFYAIGKNKDRIHFLLDRLGLWEHKDKRVRTLSGGMKRRVLIAKALLHKPKLLLLDEPTAGIDIELRKQLWSFVKELKAEGMAILLTTHYLEEAEQLSDRLGVLRQGKLECLSDSKSLITKLGTKIICIELEKPMETKHPLLLKVEGRKLHFHLPMNYSLGALFKENNIETKDVADIHIEKSNLESVVEGFLQSEITAEV; encoded by the coding sequence ATGTCAAAAAATAAAAGTATTTTAACGGTTAAAAATTTAAGCAAAAGTTATGGTAACTTTAAAGCTGTAGATAATGTTAGCTTTACTATTGCCAGCGGAGAAGTTTTTGCACTTCTTGGCCCCAATGGAGCTGGAAAAACTTCTATTATTTCTTGTATTTCTGGTGTGCAAAATTTTGAGCAAGGTAGTATTGCTATTGATGGTGCAGATATTGTTACTTCTGTGAAAGACGCTAAATTTAATATGGGTGTTGTTCCTCAAGAGCTTATTAATCACGGCTTTTTTAATGTGCAGCAAATTTTAGAATTTTATTCTGGCTTTTATGCTATTGGTAAAAACAAAGATAGAATTCATTTTTTATTAGACCGACTAGGTTTGTGGGAACATAAAGACAAAAGAGTTCGTACACTTAGCGGAGGTATGAAAAGGCGAGTGTTAATTGCCAAGGCATTACTGCATAAGCCAAAATTATTATTATTAGATGAGCCTACGGCAGGAATTGATATAGAACTTCGTAAGCAGTTGTGGTCTTTTGTTAAAGAGTTAAAGGCAGAAGGAATGGCTATTTTATTAACCACCCATTATTTAGAAGAGGCAGAACAATTGTCTGATCGACTGGGGGTTTTGCGACAAGGTAAGCTAGAATGTTTAAGCGATTCAAAAAGTTTAATTACTAAGTTAGGAACAAAAATAATCTGCATAGAGTTAGAAAAGCCTATGGAGACAAAACATCCCTTATTATTAAAAGTGGAAGGAAGAAAATTGCACTTTCATCTTCCAATGAATTATTCTTTAGGTGCATTGTTTAAAGAAAACAATATTGAAACCAAAGATGTGGCAGATATTCATATAGAAAAAAGTAATTTAGAAAGTGTAGTAGAGGGTTTTTTACAATCAGAAATAACCGCAGAGGTGTAG
- a CDS encoding ABC transporter permease: MQVPVGKQGNLFWVPFFFIFYKEVRRFQSVFIETVLGPVVSTALYIVVFGMAMSSQLQGPDSLPYIAFLLPGLIMMSCLNQSFHGTTAAFVTAKYTGEIEDYARLPISSNQLLIGFILGGWLRGMVISFFNLIIGSLAYYYLYHSWIPLENPFLLLVFLSLGGLTFSCLGAAIGVWAQSHEHISAIGIFVLAPLIFLGGVFFSVKNFSPFWKTVSSFNPIFYMINGTRYSFLGMSDVSVLTCLAVSIFSILVIYGIAYYLCKKVHFQRW, from the coding sequence ATGCAAGTGCCAGTAGGTAAACAAGGCAATTTATTTTGGGTACCTTTTTTCTTTATTTTTTATAAAGAAGTTCGTCGCTTTCAAAGCGTATTTATCGAAACGGTTTTAGGGCCCGTAGTTAGCACTGCTTTGTACATTGTTGTTTTTGGCATGGCTATGTCTTCTCAGTTGCAGGGGCCAGATAGTTTGCCCTATATTGCCTTTTTATTACCAGGGTTGATTATGATGAGTTGTTTAAACCAATCCTTTCATGGCACTACCGCGGCTTTTGTTACAGCTAAGTACACAGGAGAAATTGAAGATTACGCAAGATTGCCAATTAGTTCTAATCAATTGCTAATTGGTTTTATTTTAGGCGGTTGGTTAAGAGGTATGGTTATTAGCTTTTTTAATTTAATCATAGGTAGTTTAGCGTATTATTATTTATATCACTCTTGGATCCCTTTAGAAAACCCGTTTCTTTTATTAGTATTTTTATCACTGGGAGGTTTAACTTTTAGTTGTTTAGGCGCAGCTATTGGCGTTTGGGCCCAAAGCCACGAGCATATTTCTGCCATTGGCATTTTTGTACTAGCCCCTTTAATTTTTTTAGGAGGGGTATTTTTTTCTGTAAAAAACTTTAGCCCATTTTGGAAAACCGTGTCTTCGTTTAATCCTATATTCTATATGATTAATGGAACTCGTTATAGCTTTTTAGGCATGTCCGATGTTTCTGTTTTAACTTGTTTGGCAGTTTCTATTTTTTCTATTTTAGTCATTTATGGTATTGCTTACTATTTGTGTAAGAAAGTTCACTTTCAAAGATGGTAA
- the ffh gene encoding signal recognition particle protein, whose protein sequence is MFQNLSEKFLSSIKKLKGEARISEDNIETTLKEIRFHLLEADVNFKVVKTFTERVKKKALGTEVLSHINPGQQFTQILHEELKQLLGGEEASLDLKSNPSIMFMVGLQGAGKTTSTAKLALHLRKKFKRKVGMFSVDVYRPAAIKQLQILAKQNNILFFESNPSQKPKAIFQSAKKWAQENDIEVLLVDTAGRLQVDEGLMAELKELKSVATPQEILLVVDAMLGQESVKVAEAFHKEVSISGLIMTKVDGDAKGGAALSIREALGLPIKFLGLGEKVSDFEVFYPDRLASRILDMGDVLSLVEKAQDIISEKEAMLSAKKMAKNQWSIDDFLKQMKMMKKMGGMGSILKMLPGAGQLTKQMKGMNPPDEEMKKIEAIIQSMTPKERRNHKILNASRRLRIAQGSGTEVRDLNRFLKQFEQSKKMMAQMMKGGMGNMMSMLKR, encoded by the coding sequence ATGTTTCAAAATTTATCAGAAAAATTTTTATCTAGTATTAAAAAGTTAAAGGGAGAGGCTCGCATTAGCGAGGATAATATTGAAACCACTTTAAAAGAAATTCGCTTTCACTTATTAGAGGCTGATGTTAACTTTAAAGTAGTTAAAACATTTACAGAAAGAGTAAAAAAAAAGGCTTTAGGAACAGAAGTTTTAAGCCACATTAACCCAGGGCAACAGTTTACGCAAATTCTTCATGAAGAATTAAAGCAGTTGCTGGGAGGCGAAGAAGCCTCTTTAGATTTAAAATCTAACCCATCTATAATGTTTATGGTGGGTTTGCAAGGGGCGGGTAAAACTACAAGTACTGCAAAATTAGCTTTGCATTTGCGAAAAAAATTTAAAAGAAAAGTGGGAATGTTTTCGGTGGATGTTTATAGGCCTGCCGCCATTAAACAATTACAAATTTTAGCAAAACAAAACAATATTTTATTTTTTGAATCTAACCCCTCACAAAAACCCAAAGCCATTTTTCAGTCTGCAAAAAAATGGGCTCAAGAAAACGACATAGAAGTTTTATTGGTAGATACAGCGGGGCGCTTGCAAGTGGATGAAGGTTTAATGGCAGAATTAAAAGAATTAAAATCTGTCGCCACTCCTCAAGAAATTTTATTAGTAGTAGATGCTATGCTGGGGCAAGAGTCGGTAAAGGTGGCCGAAGCTTTTCATAAAGAGGTATCTATTAGTGGGCTAATCATGACCAAAGTGGACGGTGATGCTAAAGGGGGGGCTGCTTTAAGTATTCGAGAGGCCTTGGGCTTGCCCATTAAATTTTTAGGCTTAGGGGAAAAAGTCTCCGACTTTGAAGTTTTTTATCCCGACCGTTTAGCTTCGCGCATTTTAGATATGGGAGATGTTTTATCGTTGGTAGAAAAAGCTCAAGATATTATTTCTGAAAAAGAGGCTATGTTATCGGCTAAAAAAATGGCCAAAAATCAGTGGAGTATTGATGACTTTTTAAAGCAAATGAAAATGATGAAAAAAATGGGTGGTATGGGTAGCATTTTAAAAATGTTACCAGGGGCAGGTCAGCTAACCAAGCAAATGAAAGGGATGAACCCTCCCGATGAAGAAATGAAAAAAATTGAAGCCATTATTCAGTCTATGACTCCTAAAGAAAGGCGCAATCATAAAATTTTAAACGCCTCTCGTAGATTACGAATTGCTCAAGGTAGTGGTACAGAGGTTCGTGATTTAAATCGCTTTTTAAAACAGTTTGAACAAAGTAAAAAAATGATGGCACAAATGATGAAAGGCGGCATGGGCAATATGATGTCTATGTTAAAAAGATAG
- a CDS encoding saccharopine dehydrogenase produces the protein MEKVILWLRDEVKAFEYRSALSPKSAEILIQKGVQVVVEKSMVRIFDDQLYADVGCQLVEAGSWKTQAPKEAYILGLKELEEQSTPLKHKHIYFAHAYKNQTGSDKLLQRFKRGGGELLDLEYLVSEKGKRVAAFGYWAGFVGAAVGLEILLKQFLSQDLKKYQLTSYKTKEHFLEHLKGLLKQVEAKKIPVSSIKTLVIGADGRCGTGATDLLKSVNLQPSLWGQKETKGRGLFTEILEHDLLLNCVFIKSRIPPFLNEDFLNQQSSGYKLKVISDVSCDPTGPYNPLPLYSKESTFQKPIHFLPYTNANLYLTAVDHLPSVLPKESSSDFSSQLLGPLASFLAGEDKGGVFARASKRFKEKTC, from the coding sequence ATGGAAAAAGTAATTTTGTGGTTACGAGACGAGGTAAAAGCTTTTGAATACCGAAGCGCTTTAAGCCCTAAGTCTGCTGAAATTTTAATACAAAAGGGAGTGCAGGTAGTAGTGGAAAAATCCATGGTACGCATTTTTGACGATCAGTTATATGCCGATGTGGGTTGTCAATTAGTAGAGGCGGGAAGTTGGAAAACACAAGCCCCTAAAGAGGCTTATATTTTAGGTTTAAAAGAATTAGAAGAACAAAGCACGCCGCTAAAACATAAACACATTTATTTTGCTCATGCTTATAAAAACCAAACCGGTTCTGATAAATTATTGCAACGATTTAAGCGTGGCGGTGGAGAGTTGTTAGATTTAGAATATTTAGTAAGTGAAAAGGGAAAAAGAGTGGCAGCCTTTGGGTACTGGGCCGGTTTTGTGGGCGCGGCTGTGGGTTTAGAAATTTTGCTAAAGCAATTTTTATCTCAAGATTTAAAAAAGTATCAGCTAACCTCCTATAAAACAAAAGAGCATTTTTTAGAGCATTTAAAAGGTTTGTTAAAGCAAGTGGAGGCTAAAAAAATACCAGTTTCGTCAATAAAAACTTTAGTTATTGGGGCCGATGGCCGCTGTGGTACTGGAGCTACCGATTTATTAAAAAGTGTAAACTTGCAACCAAGCCTTTGGGGTCAGAAAGAGACTAAGGGGCGGGGTCTTTTTACAGAGATTTTAGAACACGATTTGTTACTAAATTGTGTGTTTATAAAAAGTCGCATTCCTCCTTTTTTGAATGAAGATTTTTTAAATCAGCAAAGCTCGGGCTATAAATTAAAAGTAATATCGGATGTTAGTTGTGACCCTACGGGGCCATACAATCCTTTGCCTTTGTATAGCAAGGAAAGCACCTTTCAAAAGCCGATTCATTTTTTACCTTATACCAATGCCAACTTATATTTGACAGCCGTAGATCATTTGCCCTCTGTATTACCTAAAGAAAGTAGTAGTGATTTTTCTTCTCAGTTGCTGGGCCCTTTGGCTTCTTTTTTAGCGGGGGAAGATAAGGGAGGGGTATTTGCCAGAGCCTCTAAGCGATTTAAAGAGAAAACTTGCTAG
- the rpsP gene encoding 30S ribosomal protein S16, producing the protein MVVIRLARFGSTHKPKYRVTVADQRFSATGRFLEVVGHYDPFAKTDGLVLKMDRVEEWVSKGAQPSERVKSLMAKYSAK; encoded by the coding sequence ATGGTAGTAATTCGTTTAGCTCGTTTTGGAAGTACTCATAAGCCTAAATATCGTGTCACTGTGGCTGACCAAAGATTTAGCGCCACTGGTCGTTTTTTAGAAGTCGTTGGACATTACGACCCTTTTGCAAAAACCGATGGCTTAGTTTTAAAAATGGATAGAGTGGAGGAGTGGGTTTCTAAAGGGGCTCAACCTTCCGAAAGAGTAAAAAGTTTAATGGCTAAGTACTCGGCTAAGTAA
- a CDS encoding KH domain-containing protein yields the protein MESSNLQGLVSFMAESLVDNVESVSVHEVDGEHGAVLELKVDSGDLGKVIGKQGRTARAMRTILSAASSKLQKRSTLEIVE from the coding sequence ATGGAATCGTCAAACTTACAAGGCTTAGTGTCTTTTATGGCAGAATCTTTAGTAGATAATGTAGAAAGTGTTAGTGTTCATGAAGTGGACGGGGAGCATGGTGCTGTTTTAGAGCTAAAGGTGGACTCTGGTGACTTAGGAAAGGTTATTGGAAAACAAGGCCGCACAGCTCGTGCAATGCGCACTATTTTATCTGCGGCTAGTTCTAAGCTACAAAAGCGCAGCACTTTAGAAATCGTAGAGTAG
- the trmD gene encoding tRNA (guanosine(37)-N1)-methyltransferase TrmD, producing the protein MKFNIISIFPEMIEQALSCGVVGRGVKNNTLSVNIVNLRDFATDKYQSVDDKPYGGGDGMLLKPEPMAKALASLGIKNTSTSNAEKPRSHKVVYLSPQGEKWTHNKAQDWAKNCQEVTLLCGRYGGLDQRILDLYVDEEVSVGDYVLSGGELPALTLVDSISRFIPGVLGHEDSARKDSFSEYLLEAPQFTRPAVFQSLQVPEVLMSGNHKDIEKYKKDLSISVTQQKRPDLYESYLAFKNREEKKTCAKALGSLSIALMHNKVLNKQGEEIITTLTHFDIHDIARSAKTYNLKKYFIVNPVPEQLAFLSRVLDHWRLKRTKGSNRAQALGLVSGVINFDELLLQFSKKPFIIFTSAKKIAGLPIISVKQVAEKLQNKVSLQGESKEVLLLLGTGHGLSSSLLDLCDAVLEPIDTGSGFNHLSVRSALSILLDRIYQNS; encoded by the coding sequence GTGAAATTTAATATTATTAGTATTTTTCCAGAAATGATTGAGCAAGCTTTGTCTTGTGGTGTGGTAGGTCGTGGAGTGAAAAATAACACTTTGTCTGTAAATATTGTTAATTTGCGCGATTTTGCTACAGACAAATACCAAAGCGTAGATGATAAGCCTTATGGCGGCGGTGATGGAATGCTGTTAAAGCCCGAGCCCATGGCTAAAGCCTTAGCCTCTTTAGGTATAAAAAACACTTCCACAAGCAACGCGGAAAAGCCCCGCAGTCATAAGGTGGTCTATCTATCCCCTCAAGGAGAGAAGTGGACTCATAATAAGGCTCAAGACTGGGCAAAAAACTGCCAAGAGGTTACGCTCTTGTGTGGTCGCTACGGAGGTTTAGACCAGCGTATTTTAGACTTATATGTAGATGAAGAGGTGTCTGTGGGGGACTATGTATTAAGTGGAGGCGAGTTACCCGCTTTAACACTTGTTGATAGTATTAGCCGATTTATACCAGGGGTTTTGGGGCATGAAGATTCTGCACGAAAAGACTCTTTTAGTGAGTATCTTTTAGAGGCGCCTCAATTTACAAGGCCTGCCGTTTTTCAATCTTTGCAGGTTCCTGAAGTTTTAATGAGTGGAAATCATAAAGATATAGAAAAATACAAAAAAGATTTGTCCATTAGTGTTACGCAACAAAAAAGGCCCGATTTATATGAAAGCTATTTAGCTTTTAAAAATCGGGAAGAAAAAAAAACTTGTGCAAAAGCGCTGGGCTCATTATCTATCGCATTAATGCACAACAAGGTATTAAATAAACAAGGCGAAGAAATTATTACCACGCTTACACATTTTGATATTCACGACATTGCCAGAAGTGCTAAAACCTATAATTTAAAAAAATATTTTATTGTAAATCCTGTACCTGAGCAATTAGCGTTTTTGTCTAGAGTTTTAGACCACTGGAGGCTAAAGAGAACTAAGGGTAGTAATAGAGCACAAGCTTTAGGTTTAGTTAGCGGTGTGATAAATTTTGACGAGCTACTATTACAGTTTTCTAAAAAGCCCTTTATTATCTTTACTAGTGCTAAAAAAATTGCAGGCCTACCGATCATTAGTGTAAAGCAGGTTGCCGAAAAACTACAAAATAAAGTTTCCCTCCAAGGGGAGTCTAAGGAAGTTTTATTATTACTTGGAACTGGCCATGGACTGTCCTCCTCTCTTTTGGATTTGTGTGACGCAGTATTAGAGCCTATTGATACAGGATCAGGCTTTAATCACTTATCTGTTCGCTCTGCGTTGAGTATCTTATTGGATAGAATTTATCAAAACAGTTAA
- the rplS gene encoding 50S ribosomal protein L19: protein MKKLPAFKAGDTIAVYSKIKEGGKERLQKFQGVVLKVQGSGMGRSFTVRKMSSSIGVEKTYPFSSPFLDRIELISQAKVRRGRLFFLRELSGRAARLKSVVLQKETKK from the coding sequence ATGAAAAAGCTTCCTGCTTTTAAGGCTGGTGATACTATTGCTGTTTACTCTAAAATTAAAGAGGGCGGCAAAGAAAGGTTGCAAAAATTTCAAGGAGTGGTTTTAAAAGTTCAAGGTAGTGGTATGGGGAGAAGTTTCACAGTAAGAAAAATGTCTTCTAGCATTGGCGTGGAAAAAACATATCCTTTCTCTAGTCCATTTTTAGATCGTATTGAGTTAATTTCTCAGGCAAAGGTGCGCAGAGGCCGATTATTTTTTTTAAGAGAGTTAAGTGGTCGAGCAGCAAGGCTAAAATCGGTTGTCTTGCAAAAAGAAACAAAAAAATAA
- a CDS encoding ribonuclease HII has translation MHNKTIIGVDEVGRGCLAGPVFAAAVVLPREYASQQLFKDSKLLTAKAREELATLIIEVARVGVAFATVKEIFDLNILQASLLAMKRAVEKIDIKEATVLVDGKFTIPYLPSQFVQKAVIKGDSKHQEIAAASIVAKVTRDKLLVKMARQYPQYFFEKHKGYGTKLHKEAIQKWGPCQEHRSSFKGVKEFLQ, from the coding sequence ATGCACAATAAAACCATTATTGGCGTGGATGAGGTAGGTAGAGGCTGTTTAGCGGGGCCTGTATTTGCAGCTGCGGTGGTTTTACCTCGTGAGTATGCTTCGCAGCAATTATTTAAAGACTCTAAATTACTAACAGCAAAAGCTCGTGAAGAACTGGCCACATTAATTATAGAGGTGGCTCGAGTTGGAGTTGCTTTTGCAACAGTTAAAGAAATTTTTGATTTAAATATTTTGCAAGCCTCTTTATTGGCAATGAAAAGAGCTGTGGAAAAAATAGATATAAAAGAAGCCACTGTTTTGGTGGATGGTAAATTTACTATTCCTTATTTACCTTCTCAGTTTGTGCAAAAAGCCGTCATTAAAGGAGACTCTAAGCATCAAGAAATTGCAGCGGCATCCATTGTAGCTAAAGTGACTCGAGATAAGCTTCTTGTTAAAATGGCAAGACAGTACCCGCAGTATTTTTTTGAAAAACACAAAGGTTATGGAACTAAATTACACAAAGAGGCTATTCAAAAATGGGGTCCCTGTCAGGAGCATAGATCTTCATTTAAAGGCGTTAAAGAATTTTTGCAGTAA